A single Rubinisphaera italica DNA region contains:
- the mch gene encoding methenyltetrahydromethanopterin cyclohydrolase, translating into MATILNARAWDLVDSIVENPGDLRTEIEELDCGARILDFGVKASGSLSAGLLLAKVCTSGLADVTIHTGTIGSVNWPMIQVTTDFPVRACLFSQYAGWEVKTENYFAMGSGPMRANAGREELFHRLGYTEHFYCSVGVLESDQLPTSQVVREIAHKAKVEPRNLILLVAATSSIAGSLQINARSVETGLHKLYELGFDIHRIKSATGTAPLSPVAVDTITAIGRTNDAILYGGMITLYVTGDDASIEEIGPKVPSIASTDYGRPFAEIFKAANGDFYKIDPALFSPAQVVFQNIETGKVHWFGKCNEDLLRQSFGIRD; encoded by the coding sequence ATGGCGACAATTTTAAATGCCCGAGCCTGGGATCTTGTTGACAGCATTGTCGAAAATCCGGGAGATCTCCGAACAGAAATCGAAGAACTCGACTGCGGAGCTCGGATTCTTGACTTTGGAGTGAAAGCCTCGGGAAGTTTGTCTGCCGGGCTGTTGCTGGCAAAGGTTTGTACGTCCGGGTTGGCCGATGTGACCATTCATACGGGTACGATCGGATCTGTGAATTGGCCGATGATTCAGGTCACGACCGATTTTCCGGTGCGAGCCTGCCTGTTCAGCCAGTATGCCGGTTGGGAAGTGAAAACCGAAAATTATTTTGCCATGGGTTCGGGGCCAATGCGGGCCAATGCAGGTCGGGAAGAGTTGTTTCATCGGCTCGGCTATACCGAACATTTTTATTGCAGTGTGGGAGTCCTCGAATCGGATCAGCTACCGACTTCTCAGGTGGTTCGCGAAATTGCTCACAAAGCGAAAGTCGAACCACGGAATCTGATCCTGCTGGTGGCAGCAACATCCAGCATTGCAGGAAGTTTGCAGATCAATGCCCGCTCGGTCGAAACAGGTCTGCATAAGTTGTATGAACTGGGATTCGATATCCATCGCATTAAATCCGCAACCGGCACCGCTCCACTTTCTCCTGTCGCAGTTGATACCATTACTGCAATTGGACGGACAAACGATGCGATTTTATATGGCGGTATGATCACTCTTTATGTGACCGGTGACGACGCCTCGATTGAAGAAATTGGCCCGAAAGTTCCTTCTATTGCATCGACAGATTATGGGCGACCTTTCGCGGAAATCTTCAAAGCGGCCAATGGAGATTTCTATAAAATTGATCCCGCTCTGTTCAGCCCGGCTCAGGTGGTTTTTCAGAATATCGAAACGGGCAAAGTTCACTGGTTTGGCAAGTGCAACGAAGACCTGTTGAGACAGTCGTTTGGGATACGTGACTAA
- a CDS encoding flagellar basal body P-ring protein FlgI — MSEYHRDASIHEIPVRPKMYPVTITDREEAAYCAPRIGFIFSLMILVIVCGCSDMNLMMPTMLKKMEFKTAQGNDKGDSFEDDFNLDQPKVINPPFLGEYVVVSGLNLVTLEGVGLVSGLDGTGGDPPPSQYRTELLKDMRRRDIEDPNRIISSPSTALVIVRAYLPPLVSPGEKFDIEVRLPEGSETTSLNGGWLLECKLTERAIVAGKGVLEGKARAKGSGPILVSTGEDSSSSLLKRGHIVGGGVAFENRDMYLFMRNEFRSVRNSTRVAQRIGVRFFSYDSYGKREPLAKAKTDQKLVLKIHPAYKDNFPRYVQVIQNIAFRETEIERQVRLERLEKELLIPEKAEQAALQLEAIGPDAIPMLKNGLTADYFECRFHSAVALSYLGEPAGLETLYIAARDVPAFRVFALTAMTVVEEGETFAYLRQLMDEPLLETRYGAFRGMTTIDENEPFARGELLNDQCKLHELKIGGEPMIHLTHRQKAEIVLFGDKLQFHTPLALTAGPHIMVNSAPGSNEVVISKYRIGEPDQRKVVSTNIADVIRAAAEMGASYPDIAQMLVQAERQLNLPGPIGIDMLPEAGRYYQRPDKPDGNTPHQANSNGKKTKVGRSNMTPNPYTKISEENEEEATKPILSTEILEEEIIEDPTATEIEPDADGEQEMKSAESSKEPEPVERGSNPIKRLKTFMKQKTHGELVYPEQEEE, encoded by the coding sequence ATGTCCGAATATCATCGCGACGCCTCGATCCATGAGATTCCGGTTCGTCCAAAAATGTACCCTGTCACAATCACTGATCGTGAAGAAGCGGCGTATTGTGCTCCGCGCATCGGCTTTATCTTCTCGCTAATGATCCTCGTGATCGTCTGTGGCTGTTCAGATATGAACCTGATGATGCCCACCATGCTGAAAAAGATGGAATTCAAAACGGCTCAGGGCAACGACAAGGGCGATTCCTTTGAAGACGATTTCAATCTCGATCAGCCGAAGGTGATCAACCCTCCGTTTCTGGGCGAGTATGTTGTCGTTTCAGGTTTGAATCTGGTCACCTTGGAAGGGGTGGGTTTAGTTTCTGGCCTGGATGGAACCGGAGGCGATCCGCCACCATCACAATATCGAACCGAATTGCTCAAAGACATGCGACGACGGGACATTGAAGATCCCAACCGCATTATCAGTTCCCCATCGACTGCTCTGGTCATCGTTCGTGCCTACTTGCCGCCATTGGTTTCGCCGGGCGAAAAATTTGATATCGAAGTTCGATTGCCTGAAGGCAGTGAAACAACCAGCCTGAACGGTGGCTGGCTCCTTGAATGCAAACTGACCGAACGGGCCATTGTTGCTGGCAAAGGAGTCCTGGAAGGAAAAGCCCGCGCCAAAGGGAGTGGCCCCATCCTGGTTTCAACCGGCGAGGATTCTTCCAGCAGCTTGCTGAAACGCGGTCACATTGTCGGCGGTGGTGTCGCATTTGAAAATCGAGATATGTATCTGTTCATGCGAAACGAATTCCGCAGTGTGCGTAACTCGACACGTGTTGCACAAAGAATTGGCGTGCGATTCTTCAGTTACGACAGCTATGGAAAACGCGAGCCACTTGCCAAAGCTAAAACCGATCAGAAACTCGTTCTGAAAATTCATCCCGCTTACAAAGACAACTTCCCCCGTTACGTGCAGGTGATTCAGAATATTGCATTCCGCGAAACCGAAATTGAACGCCAGGTTCGACTCGAGCGACTTGAAAAAGAGTTGTTGATTCCAGAAAAAGCGGAACAAGCCGCTTTGCAGCTCGAAGCGATTGGCCCTGATGCGATTCCCATGCTCAAAAATGGCCTGACGGCTGACTATTTTGAATGCCGTTTTCATTCCGCCGTTGCGTTGTCCTATCTCGGCGAACCTGCCGGGCTCGAAACACTGTATATTGCGGCTCGGGATGTTCCCGCATTCCGCGTGTTTGCTCTAACCGCAATGACCGTCGTTGAAGAAGGAGAGACATTCGCCTACTTACGTCAGCTCATGGACGAACCTCTTCTGGAAACTCGTTATGGGGCATTCCGCGGGATGACCACGATTGATGAGAACGAACCATTTGCACGCGGTGAACTACTCAATGACCAATGTAAACTCCACGAGTTGAAAATTGGTGGCGAGCCGATGATTCATCTGACACATCGGCAGAAAGCCGAAATCGTTCTCTTTGGCGACAAACTGCAATTCCACACTCCACTCGCGTTGACAGCGGGACCACATATCATGGTCAATAGTGCTCCCGGCTCCAACGAGGTGGTCATCAGCAAGTATCGCATTGGTGAACCCGATCAGCGAAAGGTTGTCTCGACGAATATCGCCGATGTCATTCGCGCTGCTGCCGAAATGGGAGCCAGTTATCCCGATATTGCCCAGATGCTCGTTCAGGCCGAACGCCAGTTGAATCTGCCAGGTCCAATTGGAATCGATATGTTGCCAGAAGCCGGTCGGTATTATCAGCGACCAGACAAACCCGATGGGAATACACCTCATCAAGCCAATAGTAATGGTAAGAAAACCAAAGTTGGTCGTTCTAACATGACGCCGAACCCTTACACCAAAATCAGTGAAGAAAACGAGGAGGAAGCCACCAAGCCGATTCTCTCGACAGAAATCCTGGAAGAAGAAATCATCGAAGATCCGACTGCGACCGAAATTGAACCGGATGCAGACGGCGAGCAGGAAATGAAATCCGCAGAAAGTTCGAAAGAACCTGAACCGGTCGAACGAGGATCCAACCCGATTAAACGTCTGAAAACGTTCATGAAACAAAAAACGCACGGGGAACTGGTTTATCCCGAGCAGGAGGAAGAATAA
- the smc gene encoding chromosome segregation protein SMC, whose amino-acid sequence MLKSLEVFGFKSFADRTTFAFAPGITCVVGPNGSGKSNVVDAMKWLLGDQSPKSLRGKNMADVIFNGSRSRKASGFAEATLTFDNTQNILAAPYDEVRITRRLYQGGDSEYLINGDTSRLKDIRDLFAGTGAATSAYSIIEQGRVGQVLQGNPSTRRLLFDEAAGISRFKSRRVDAERKLERVSQNLLRLTDIVDEVETQLNACRSRAGKAAKYREFSRQYDALHLGIIADDLRILSARKQEVVGRAEVAGQELAESQERQSGIEAEREQLRNRYRQADEDLQETESKLSTLMQQRSSLQTSLRHQYERAREVAGEAELLRKQRSELKRRVHDIDDEIRTENELCEEARQAVAKKQAEQESCTASLQELSQAIEEARQQQHEQRRLMGERQREQATAESQLKHLTSRQETILTAQKRLQQERVDLQTEIEQRQSAVSEAERVYGEAVAKHSEHKRRIDEILKRRRSLEEQLSAIVTRQAVDREQRSAWEARLGLLEDMEQRQLGLSIGVQEILQRARKSPLTPWKHVLGILVDFFECDLEHAPLIEIALNGSSQMVVVDQLAPVLEYLDRQSTQFEGRISFVELPQGKSQPYSTQHVDEEFLQTLQQSSDVIARADTLVRCEDLYRPLVERLLRNTWIVDSLNSARRFAVQAPHGTQFLTEQGDLFGHDGVIQTGTIQAEGSVVSRRSEILRIRQELTALSRHINRLDEKTDEFDALLKRLGEELANAQEWMESQTAELSELKQQLVTRKSELESVLKDQSRIDSDLESLDKQFTSVIAERESQQQELTQLAEQIAELNQNGEHLVEQVTNLRDQERQINHQHDQVKVELTKIQERLSSVELVFNRLQKDRELREAQYSEAMSRQDAALQKRSRLELQILNAQSKLAELFLIGEQLQIDAQRSRRSRSEIQVKRDRSNEQARQITDKRRAQEEVVQDLRIERRDIDTELDGLLEKLGEEYQVSIPELINAGVSSYEPYEAFRRGEEIQALELITHKTVSEDDQNDTDSEVEEVLSEVSAEEGESTDQTETEEIIEDESDLAAVLAQAPVWAWQSAEENFEDVRDDIDREVSRLRKKIKALGAVDPESLQGLDELENRFRHLNTQLQDLKHAQATLQDIIRKINNESRRMFVESFTAIRSQFQELFRQLFGGGEGDVIMEDDSDPLECGIEIVARPPGKELRSISLLSGGEKTMTAVGLLLAIFKSRPSPFCILDECDAALDEANIDRFANVIKQFKDKTQFIVITHRKRTMTASDRIFGVTMEEAGISKKLTVRFEDVGENGEINTSPENKAA is encoded by the coding sequence ATGTTGAAATCCCTGGAAGTCTTCGGCTTCAAGAGCTTCGCCGACCGCACAACATTTGCGTTCGCGCCGGGGATTACGTGCGTTGTTGGGCCGAATGGATCGGGAAAAAGTAACGTTGTGGATGCGATGAAGTGGCTGCTCGGGGATCAAAGCCCTAAGAGTCTTCGTGGCAAGAACATGGCTGACGTCATCTTCAACGGCTCCCGCTCCCGCAAAGCCAGCGGATTTGCCGAAGCGACGCTCACCTTCGACAACACACAGAACATTCTCGCGGCTCCCTACGATGAAGTTCGAATCACGCGTCGACTTTATCAGGGGGGCGATTCGGAATATCTCATCAATGGCGACACCTCCCGCCTCAAAGACATCCGCGATCTATTCGCTGGGACCGGAGCAGCCACCTCTGCTTACAGTATTATTGAGCAGGGACGCGTTGGTCAGGTTCTGCAGGGAAATCCCTCCACCAGACGTTTACTGTTCGATGAAGCCGCCGGAATCAGCCGCTTCAAATCTCGCCGTGTCGATGCCGAACGAAAACTCGAACGAGTCTCCCAGAATTTATTGCGTCTGACAGACATCGTCGATGAAGTCGAAACTCAGCTCAACGCCTGTCGCAGTCGAGCCGGCAAAGCCGCCAAATATCGCGAGTTCAGTAGACAGTACGATGCTCTACATCTTGGCATTATCGCCGACGATCTTCGCATCCTTTCTGCCAGAAAACAGGAAGTCGTTGGACGAGCCGAAGTCGCTGGTCAGGAACTCGCAGAATCCCAGGAACGACAATCGGGCATTGAAGCCGAGCGCGAACAGTTACGTAACCGCTATCGACAAGCTGACGAGGATCTGCAGGAAACGGAATCGAAACTCTCGACCTTGATGCAGCAGCGATCCAGTCTGCAGACCTCCCTGCGGCATCAATACGAACGCGCCCGCGAAGTTGCTGGCGAAGCGGAACTGCTGCGCAAACAACGCTCCGAATTGAAGCGACGTGTTCACGATATTGACGACGAGATTCGCACAGAGAACGAACTTTGCGAAGAAGCTCGGCAAGCGGTCGCGAAAAAGCAAGCTGAGCAGGAATCGTGTACCGCTTCATTGCAAGAGCTTTCTCAAGCCATTGAAGAAGCTCGGCAACAACAGCACGAGCAACGTCGACTGATGGGTGAACGTCAGCGGGAACAGGCGACGGCTGAAAGTCAGTTGAAACATTTGACGAGTCGTCAGGAAACCATTCTGACTGCTCAAAAACGACTGCAACAGGAACGCGTTGACCTGCAGACGGAAATCGAGCAGCGTCAGTCAGCCGTTTCCGAAGCGGAACGCGTTTACGGCGAAGCCGTCGCGAAGCATAGCGAGCACAAACGCCGCATTGATGAAATCCTCAAACGTCGTCGCAGCCTCGAAGAACAACTTTCGGCCATCGTCACTCGGCAAGCCGTCGACCGTGAACAGCGTTCCGCCTGGGAAGCGCGACTCGGGTTACTCGAAGATATGGAACAGCGTCAACTCGGGTTGAGCATCGGCGTCCAGGAAATCCTGCAACGCGCTCGCAAGAGCCCGCTTACGCCCTGGAAACATGTGCTCGGAATCCTGGTCGACTTCTTCGAATGCGATCTCGAACATGCTCCTCTGATTGAAATCGCCCTCAATGGCAGTTCGCAGATGGTCGTTGTTGATCAACTCGCTCCAGTTCTCGAATACCTGGATCGTCAAAGCACACAATTTGAAGGTCGCATCAGTTTTGTAGAATTACCTCAAGGGAAATCGCAACCTTATTCTACCCAGCATGTCGATGAAGAATTCCTGCAAACGCTGCAGCAATCGTCCGATGTCATTGCACGAGCCGATACGCTAGTTCGTTGCGAAGATCTGTATCGACCACTCGTCGAACGACTGTTACGAAATACCTGGATTGTCGATTCACTCAATTCTGCTCGACGTTTTGCTGTGCAGGCCCCGCATGGAACTCAGTTTTTAACCGAACAGGGTGACCTGTTCGGTCATGATGGAGTGATTCAAACCGGAACCATTCAGGCGGAAGGTTCTGTCGTTTCACGGCGTTCGGAAATCCTGCGGATTCGACAGGAATTAACCGCTCTCTCTCGTCACATCAATCGACTGGATGAAAAGACGGATGAATTCGACGCCCTGTTAAAACGTCTCGGCGAAGAATTGGCGAATGCGCAGGAATGGATGGAGTCACAAACGGCTGAACTCTCTGAACTGAAACAGCAACTGGTCACTCGAAAAAGTGAACTGGAGAGCGTTCTCAAAGATCAATCCCGCATTGATAGCGATCTCGAATCGCTCGATAAACAGTTCACATCCGTCATTGCAGAACGCGAATCCCAGCAGCAGGAACTGACTCAACTCGCCGAGCAAATAGCCGAGTTGAATCAGAATGGCGAACATCTGGTCGAGCAGGTAACTAACCTGCGCGATCAGGAACGCCAGATCAATCATCAGCACGATCAGGTGAAAGTGGAACTGACAAAAATCCAAGAACGACTCAGTTCGGTCGAACTCGTTTTCAATCGTCTGCAAAAAGATCGCGAACTGCGAGAGGCTCAATACAGCGAAGCAATGTCGCGTCAGGATGCCGCCTTACAGAAACGCAGCCGACTCGAATTGCAAATCCTGAACGCTCAATCCAAACTGGCGGAGCTATTCCTGATCGGCGAACAACTACAGATCGACGCTCAACGATCTCGACGTTCACGATCAGAAATTCAGGTCAAGCGAGATCGCAGTAACGAACAGGCACGTCAAATCACTGATAAACGACGCGCTCAGGAAGAGGTCGTTCAGGACCTGCGCATCGAACGCCGCGATATCGACACCGAACTTGACGGCCTGCTCGAAAAACTCGGCGAAGAATACCAGGTCTCCATTCCCGAATTAATTAATGCGGGCGTCTCTTCCTACGAACCTTACGAAGCCTTCCGACGGGGAGAAGAAATTCAGGCACTTGAGTTGATCACCCATAAAACTGTCAGCGAAGACGATCAGAACGATACCGATTCCGAAGTGGAAGAAGTCCTGAGCGAAGTCTCTGCTGAAGAAGGGGAATCTACGGATCAAACGGAAACCGAAGAAATCATCGAAGACGAATCTGATCTCGCCGCTGTATTGGCACAGGCTCCTGTCTGGGCCTGGCAATCGGCTGAGGAAAACTTCGAGGATGTTCGCGACGACATCGACCGGGAAGTGTCACGACTTCGCAAGAAAATCAAAGCCCTCGGTGCGGTTGATCCTGAATCTTTACAGGGGCTCGATGAACTTGAAAACCGATTCCGTCACCTCAATACTCAATTGCAGGATTTGAAACACGCCCAGGCGACGTTGCAGGACATCATTCGCAAAATCAATAACGAGAGTCGACGGATGTTTGTCGAATCCTTTACCGCCATCCGCTCTCAGTTCCAGGAACTGTTCCGGCAACTTTTCGGCGGTGGCGAAGGGGATGTAATTATGGAAGACGATTCCGATCCGCTCGAATGCGGCATCGAAATTGTCGCGCGTCCTCCCGGCAAAGAACTCCGCAGTATCAGCCTGCTCTCTGGTGGAGAAAAAACGATGACAGCCGTCGGCTTGCTGCTCGCAATTTTCAAGAGCCGCCCGAGCCCGTTCTGTATTCTCGACGAATGCGATGCCGCTCTCGACGAAGCGAACATCGACCGCTTCGCCAACGTCATCAAACAGTTCAAAGACAAAACCCAGTTCATCGTCATCACCCACCGCAAACGCACTATGACCGCCTCCGACCGCATCTTCGGTGTCACGATGGAAGAAGCCGGCATCTCGAAAAAATTGACAGTCCGCTTCGAGGATGTCGGAGAGAACGGCGAGATTAATACATCGCCTGAGAACAAGGCGGCTTAA
- a CDS encoding NAD(P)/FAD-dependent oxidoreductase produces the protein MSDPVVIIGAGLAGLTCAYRLQQQNIDSIILEKSDRVGGRVATDEMDGYLLDRGFQVFLTAYPEAQSILDYEELDLKSFDPGALIRVNGTFQKLSDPWKRPLDLMTTAFARVGTISDKLLISKLRALSTKGSVEDLFERTDISTSEELKRLGFSDRMINHFFRPFLGGVFLDSQLETSARMLYFVFRMFSQGQATLPARGMQRIPEQIGRHLPEDSIQLGTTVDRIEGKNVVLADGKRISSRCVVVATEQPAAEAFLPELQSKRKPRSVTCLYFSAEKPPVQEPILVLYGEKSGLINNLCVPSQVSAEYAPAGQSLISVTVLDAPENNNELLRDVQIKLAEWFGSVVVHWKHLRTYRIPYALPNFTAPAFNPPQQPVKLRDDILVSGDYRVNGSINGAMQSGRMTAEHILHEIL, from the coding sequence ATGAGTGATCCCGTAGTTATCATCGGTGCCGGACTTGCTGGCTTGACTTGCGCATACCGACTTCAACAGCAGAATATCGACTCGATCATTCTGGAAAAATCGGATCGCGTGGGAGGTCGAGTGGCGACTGACGAAATGGATGGGTATCTGCTGGATCGAGGATTTCAAGTTTTTCTGACAGCCTATCCTGAAGCTCAATCGATACTCGATTACGAAGAGCTGGATCTGAAATCATTTGATCCCGGAGCATTGATTCGTGTGAACGGGACTTTTCAGAAACTTTCTGATCCATGGAAGAGACCGCTCGATCTGATGACAACAGCATTTGCCCGCGTTGGGACGATCTCGGACAAGCTCTTGATCAGTAAATTAAGAGCTCTTTCTACAAAAGGATCTGTTGAAGACCTGTTTGAGCGAACTGATATTAGCACTTCTGAAGAATTGAAACGACTCGGCTTCTCAGACCGAATGATCAACCATTTTTTTCGACCTTTTCTTGGTGGTGTGTTTCTCGATTCTCAATTAGAAACATCTGCTCGAATGCTGTATTTCGTGTTTCGAATGTTCAGCCAGGGGCAAGCCACTTTGCCAGCACGAGGTATGCAGAGAATACCGGAGCAAATTGGCCGTCATCTGCCTGAAGACTCGATTCAGCTCGGCACAACGGTCGATCGAATTGAGGGCAAGAATGTCGTTCTTGCTGATGGGAAACGTATTTCTAGTCGATGCGTTGTGGTGGCTACGGAGCAGCCTGCGGCGGAAGCTTTTCTGCCGGAACTTCAATCGAAGCGGAAGCCCCGCTCGGTCACCTGCCTTTATTTTTCTGCAGAAAAACCTCCCGTTCAGGAACCGATTCTGGTGCTCTATGGTGAGAAATCGGGATTGATTAATAATCTGTGTGTGCCGAGTCAGGTCTCTGCTGAATATGCTCCTGCAGGTCAGTCCTTAATTTCTGTAACGGTTCTTGATGCTCCAGAAAATAACAATGAGTTACTCAGAGATGTGCAGATCAAGCTGGCAGAATGGTTTGGGAGCGTGGTTGTGCATTGGAAGCATTTGCGCACTTATCGGATTCCTTATGCGCTTCCGAATTTCACTGCACCCGCATTCAATCCTCCACAGCAACCTGTGAAGCTGCGCGATGATATTCTGGTGAGTGGGGACTATCGGGTGAATGGATCGATCAATGGAGCGATGCAGTCCGGAAGAATGACCGCAGAACATATTCTCCATGAGATATTATAA
- a CDS encoding PP2C family protein-serine/threonine phosphatase: MNQQTPQTTTMACMEVWGGNSSTSSQFRVPGLDLLVYSQPTGEEDFGGDVYYVSSCASGRITRLILGDVSGHGLEASPTASKLRDIMRRNINHIDQSRLVKAVNEEFESISSSGRFATAIISTYFQPTKSLTICNAGHPNPLIYRASTGLWQSMKEETSADLSNNMPIGVIEKSEFNSIRLKFVPGDLFLAYTDSLSEAFDSSGKRLNTIGLMELANSIPLTSPSEFLNEFLHQLRSLNSENLSTDDSTIILAQANHETVSLKNNLMAPYRFFKGLMPSRD, from the coding sequence ATGAATCAGCAAACCCCACAAACAACCACCATGGCCTGTATGGAAGTTTGGGGTGGAAATTCTTCGACAAGTTCTCAATTTCGCGTCCCGGGCCTGGATTTACTGGTATACAGTCAACCTACCGGAGAGGAAGATTTTGGCGGCGATGTTTATTATGTTTCCTCCTGTGCATCTGGTCGAATAACGCGGCTCATCCTCGGGGACGTGAGTGGTCATGGTTTGGAAGCCTCACCGACGGCTTCCAAACTTCGAGATATTATGCGTCGCAATATTAATCACATCGATCAATCGCGACTTGTGAAGGCTGTGAATGAAGAGTTTGAATCCATTTCGTCATCAGGTCGATTTGCAACTGCAATTATCAGTACTTACTTCCAGCCGACCAAATCTCTGACCATCTGCAATGCTGGCCACCCCAATCCTCTGATCTACCGAGCGTCGACGGGGCTCTGGCAGTCGATGAAGGAGGAAACCTCTGCAGATCTTTCGAACAATATGCCTATTGGGGTGATCGAGAAGTCTGAATTTAACTCGATTCGCTTGAAGTTTGTTCCCGGTGATCTTTTTCTGGCTTACACAGATTCCTTAAGTGAAGCATTTGACTCGTCAGGAAAGAGACTGAACACAATAGGCCTGATGGAACTTGCGAATTCGATCCCCCTCACTTCACCCTCTGAGTTTCTTAACGAATTTCTGCATCAATTACGGTCACTGAATTCTGAAAATCTGAGCACGGACGATTCAACCATCATCTTGGCGCAGGCAAATCATGAAACCGTCTCGCTTAAAAATAACCTGATGGCTCCGTATCGTTTCTTTAAAGGGCTAATGCCCTCCCGTGATTAA
- a CDS encoding DUF6528 family protein, with product MYQSLRMLAVFICMPLCTLTADCPEEAAIVTDDLICCSKAEVFMIESTSEGMESPNHKWNWQASDSTEIPEAMQPRFVNVADCKPVGKFILVVSSSSGVAIIQRSDRKCIFHTFATNAHSACLLPQQHIAIASSYGGDEIVVYSYQDIATSNNPDARLELHGAHGVYWDKQRSRLWGLGDSKLILVAITDTDNRMSLVVEKEWNLPTKGGHDLSPAQDGKSLFVTTDTQVYRFEMTEELFKLDEDLGLKPKVKSVDQHPLSGEIVYQQAGESWWGETVRFVGSEQTIEVPGERFYKFRWDAPAELPDAEFIKKYTRMPRKE from the coding sequence ATGTATCAATCCCTAAGGATGCTGGCCGTCTTCATTTGTATGCCTCTTTGCACTCTTACTGCTGACTGCCCTGAAGAAGCAGCGATTGTCACTGACGATTTGATTTGCTGCTCGAAAGCTGAAGTTTTCATGATCGAGTCCACTTCCGAAGGGATGGAGTCCCCGAATCACAAATGGAACTGGCAGGCATCGGATTCAACTGAGATTCCCGAAGCGATGCAACCTCGGTTTGTGAATGTGGCTGACTGCAAACCTGTCGGCAAGTTTATACTGGTGGTGTCGTCCTCGAGTGGCGTAGCGATAATTCAGCGGAGTGACAGGAAGTGTATTTTCCACACCTTCGCGACCAATGCTCACAGTGCCTGCCTGCTGCCACAACAACACATTGCAATCGCGTCAAGTTATGGCGGCGATGAAATTGTCGTCTACTCTTATCAAGATATTGCAACATCGAACAACCCAGACGCCCGATTGGAACTCCATGGAGCCCACGGCGTCTACTGGGACAAGCAACGCTCTCGTCTTTGGGGACTAGGTGACAGCAAGCTTATTCTGGTTGCAATCACTGACACAGACAATCGCATGTCACTGGTCGTTGAAAAAGAATGGAATCTGCCAACGAAAGGCGGCCACGATTTATCCCCAGCTCAGGACGGGAAATCATTGTTTGTAACGACCGATACTCAAGTCTATCGTTTCGAGATGACCGAGGAATTATTCAAGCTGGATGAAGACCTTGGTTTAAAGCCAAAAGTGAAATCTGTCGATCAGCATCCCCTATCAGGAGAAATCGTTTATCAGCAGGCCGGCGAAAGTTGGTGGGGAGAAACCGTTCGGTTTGTCGGAAGTGAGCAAACGATTGAAGTGCCCGGAGAAAGATTCTACAAGTTTCGCTGGGATGCTCCTGCGGAACTGCCGGACGCCGAATTTATAAAGAAGTATACACGCATGCCCAGAAAAGAATAA